One stretch of Nitrospirota bacterium DNA includes these proteins:
- a CDS encoding Ig-like domain-containing protein produces KIVYKFKDTGVVLANTEGTVNLISGKDNEIFLAPPEKDIDDDGDGFKNFYEILQGTNPKDPGSKPVEDKTPPSVSSTDPVNGSTNIPVNSKISATFSEPIDSKTMTKETFTVSNGSTNIPGTVALNDMTATFTPTGSLSYNTTYTAGIGTGGTGAKDLAGNPMAGSYSWSFSTEISSGTKPSAPIGVTAKAGDTQITISWNAVSGATSYNIYWSTTSGVSKTTGTKISNVKSPYLHPGLTNGTTYRYVVTAVNSYGESVESDQTSAKYTSVITLDTTPPANTTGTNFINSGASASNSTSVTLSISATDSVGVTGYFASENSATPLPSDAG; encoded by the coding sequence TAAAATAGTTTATAAATTTAAGGATACAGGAGTCGTGCTTGCCAACACAGAAGGTACAGTAAATCTAATATCAGGTAAGGATAATGAAATCTTCCTCGCACCTCCTGAAAAAGATATTGATGATGATGGCGATGGATTTAAGAACTTTTATGAGATTCTGCAAGGGACAAACCCGAAGGACCCCGGTTCAAAGCCTGTGGAAGACAAGACCCCTCCTTCTGTAAGTTCAACAGATCCTGTGAACGGTTCAACAAATATTCCGGTCAACTCAAAAATATCCGCAACCTTCTCAGAGCCGATTGACAGCAAGACGATGACAAAAGAGACATTTACTGTTTCCAATGGAAGTACAAATATTCCCGGAACAGTGGCCTTAAATGATATGACAGCCACATTTACCCCCACAGGCAGTTTATCGTATAACACAACATACACGGCAGGCATAGGCACAGGGGGCACAGGGGCTAAAGACCTTGCCGGAAATCCAATGGCAGGCAGCTATTCATGGAGCTTTAGCACTGAAATCAGCTCTGGCACTAAACCATCCGCCCCAATTGGTGTGACTGCCAAAGCCGGTGATACTCAGATTACAATCAGTTGGAATGCTGTTAGTGGTGCGACATCCTATAACATCTACTGGTCAACCACATCAGGCGTTTCAAAGACCACAGGCACAAAGATCTCCAATGTTAAAAGCCCCTATCTCCACCCAGGTCTTACTAATGGGACGACCTATCGCTATGTAGTTACAGCAGTAAATAGCTATGGCGAAAGCGTGGAGTCTGACCAGACCTCAGCAAAATATACATCTGTAATAACTTTAGACACCACTCCACCTGCAAATACAACAGGGACAAACTTCATCAACAGTGGTGCATCAGCATCAAATTCCACATCTGTAACACTATCCATTTCTGCAACGGATAGTGTTGGAGTCACCGGTTATTTTGCCTCAGAAAATTCAGCTACCCCACTGCCCAGTGACGCAGGCTGA